The Streptococcus viridans genome includes a window with the following:
- a CDS encoding arginine repressor, which produces MNSKQNRLEKIRRFIRENKVGTQDAIVEHLKEAGISATQATVSRDIKELGIIKTPLKGSAYVYELPRVQHSGKLAENNLQSFERMGSFLTLKLVPGTAYLVKRHLQEDFDAIIFSMISDDNSIFIVARSEEKAQFIEQRLMEW; this is translated from the coding sequence ATGAATAGTAAACAAAACCGATTAGAAAAAATACGCCGCTTTATTCGTGAAAATAAGGTCGGTACTCAGGATGCAATTGTTGAGCATTTGAAAGAAGCAGGGATTTCTGCGACACAAGCGACTGTTTCCCGTGATATTAAAGAGCTAGGGATTATTAAAACACCATTAAAAGGTTCAGCCTATGTCTATGAATTGCCACGCGTCCAACATAGTGGAAAATTAGCAGAAAATAATCTTCAATCGTTTGAACGCATGGGGAGTTTTTTGACCCTCAAGCTTGTCCCAGGGACAGCCTATTTAGTCAAGCGGCATCTGCAGGAAGATTTTGATGCCATCATCTTTAGTATGATTTCAGACGATAATAGTATTTTCATTGTGGCCCGCTCGGAAGAAAAGGCACAGTTTATCGAACAACGATTGATGGAATGGTAG
- a CDS encoding metallophosphoesterase — MGSYFVVGDIHGKAGMLEELMTHWDGQSQLVFLGDLIDRGEDSRRVIELVKDFVEQQGAICLSGNHEYMFLAWIDNPTERYDHYRRNGGDTTINSLLGRPLTAPVDGVEDARLVQETCGDLVTFIRSLPFVYETEHYIFVHAGLDLTLPDWHETTDYQKVWIRQPFHEATNQTGKTIVFGHTPVHYLLDQKIGTKKLWVTEDGKIGMDGGAVYGGVLHGILFDESGMKADVALLNEGFAAIDD; from the coding sequence ATGGGAAGCTATTTCGTAGTGGGAGACATTCATGGAAAAGCAGGTATGCTGGAGGAACTGATGACTCATTGGGATGGTCAGTCCCAGTTGGTTTTTCTCGGAGATCTGATAGACCGTGGAGAAGATAGTCGTAGAGTGATCGAACTGGTCAAAGATTTTGTCGAACAGCAAGGGGCAATCTGTCTTTCTGGGAACCACGAATACATGTTTTTAGCCTGGATTGATAACCCGACCGAACGCTACGACCATTACCGACGAAATGGTGGTGATACCACGATTAACTCTTTGCTTGGTCGCCCCCTCACAGCACCAGTAGATGGAGTGGAGGATGCTCGGCTAGTGCAAGAGACTTGTGGGGACCTAGTTACTTTCATCCGTTCGCTTCCTTTTGTCTATGAAACAGAACACTATATTTTTGTGCATGCTGGCCTTGACTTAACCTTGCCTGATTGGCACGAAACGACGGATTATCAGAAAGTCTGGATCCGCCAACCCTTCCATGAAGCGACCAATCAGACAGGAAAGACCATTGTTTTCGGTCATACTCCCGTCCACTATCTCTTGGATCAAAAGATTGGAACCAAAAAACTCTGGGTGACCGAAGATGGGAAGATTGGTATGGATGGTGGAGCTGTTTATGGTGGCGTCCTCCATGGTATTCTCTTTGATGAAAGTGGAATGAAGGCCGATGTTGCTTTGCTCAATGAGGGATTTGCAGCTATCGATGATTAA
- a CDS encoding TlyA family RNA methyltransferase: MVKERVDVLAYKQGLFETREQAKRGVMAGLVIAVHNGERFDKPGEKIDEATELKLKGEKLKYVSRGGLKLEKALDLFEINLQDKVTLDIGASTGGFTDVMLQNGAALVYAVDVGTNQLAWKLRQDPRVISMEQFNFRYATSEDFEHRPSFASIDVSFISLNLILPALHGILQEGGQVVALVKPQFEAGREQIGKNGIIKDAKVHLSVLEQVQGFALEHGFSVLGVDYSPIQGGHGNIEFLLYLEKNTGQNCLNQQEFVAVVDKAHTDFKHE; this comes from the coding sequence ATGGTCAAGGAAAGAGTTGACGTACTGGCCTACAAGCAGGGACTATTTGAAACCCGGGAGCAGGCCAAACGCGGTGTGATGGCCGGTTTGGTTATTGCGGTCCATAATGGCGAGCGCTTCGATAAACCAGGTGAAAAAATTGATGAAGCGACTGAACTAAAACTCAAGGGTGAAAAACTCAAATATGTCAGTCGCGGTGGTCTCAAGTTAGAAAAGGCCTTGGACCTTTTTGAGATTAACTTGCAGGACAAGGTCACGCTAGATATTGGTGCCTCAACAGGGGGCTTTACGGATGTCATGCTCCAAAATGGAGCCGCCTTGGTCTATGCAGTGGATGTAGGGACCAATCAGTTGGCTTGGAAACTCCGGCAGGATCCTCGTGTCATCTCGATGGAGCAGTTCAACTTCCGCTATGCGACGTCTGAGGATTTTGAGCATAGACCAAGTTTTGCTAGCATTGATGTTAGTTTTATTTCCCTCAATCTCATCTTACCTGCCCTTCATGGGATTTTACAAGAAGGAGGCCAGGTGGTCGCTCTTGTCAAGCCCCAGTTTGAAGCTGGTCGGGAGCAGATTGGGAAAAATGGGATTATCAAGGATGCCAAGGTCCATCTGTCCGTCTTGGAACAGGTTCAAGGCTTTGCGTTAGAACATGGCTTCTCTGTCTTGGGAGTGGATTATTCACCGATTCAAGGGGGCCATGGCAACATTGAATTTTTACTTTATTTAGAAAAAAATACCGGGCAAAATTGTCTCAATCAGCAAGAGTTTGTAGCTGTCGTCGACAAAGCCCACACTGATTTTAAACATGAATAG
- a CDS encoding Fur family transcriptional regulator — protein sequence MLACLRLDSVQQEKVEDVLQHLREKSVRITETRRAVLSYLVKSQEHPSADAIYQDLKPAFPNMSLATVYNNLKVLIEEGFVSEIKVRNDTTTYFDFMGHDHLNLICESCGKIDDIDIEVPDVRAEAREKSGYVITKCQTTVYGLCPECQKKQ from the coding sequence ATGCTAGCTTGTTTAAGGCTCGATTCCGTTCAACAAGAAAAAGTGGAAGATGTATTGCAACACTTGCGCGAAAAATCTGTACGGATTACAGAGACGCGTCGGGCGGTCCTTTCTTATCTTGTCAAAAGTCAGGAACATCCGAGTGCCGATGCCATCTACCAAGATTTGAAACCTGCCTTTCCCAATATGAGTCTAGCAACCGTTTATAACAATCTTAAGGTCCTCATTGAAGAAGGCTTTGTCTCTGAAATAAAAGTACGCAATGATACCACGACCTACTTTGACTTTATGGGACACGATCATTTGAATCTGATTTGCGAGTCTTGTGGGAAGATTGATGATATTGACATCGAAGTTCCAGACGTGAGAGCGGAAGCAAGAGAAAAAAGTGGCTACGTCATTACCAAGTGCCAAACTACAGTTTATGGCCTTTGTCCGGAATGCCAGAAGAAGCAGTAG
- the xseA gene encoding exodeoxyribonuclease VII large subunit — MSEYLSVSSLTKYLKLKFDKDPYLERVYLTGQVSNFRKRPNHQYFSLKDEKAVIQATVWAGIYKSFGFELEEGMKINVIGRIQLYEPSGSYSIVIEKAEPDGVGALAIQFEQLKKKLQEEGLFQEKFKQAIPQFSNKIGVITSQSGAVIRDIITTVTRRFPGVEILLFPTKVQGEGAAQEIVANIQKANARTDLDVLIIGRGGGSIEDLWAFNEEPVVRAIFESRVPIISSVGHETDTTLADFVADRRAATPTAAAELATPVTKLDLLNHLQKQEGRMATAMRNRLVYNRERLQKLSQSVIFRQPERLYDSYLQKIDQIQLRLKQAVSDSVTRNSRQLQDLRHRLASQAPQHQLERYRDQILQMERLMTLKIKELYQTKAADAKRLSEALLMLDTNRIVARGYALVQAGDHVLDSVDTIKEKDALTLVMRDGQVEVEVKHVERKEI; from the coding sequence ATGTCAGAGTATTTATCGGTATCCAGTCTGACCAAATACCTCAAGTTGAAATTTGATAAGGACCCCTATCTGGAGCGGGTCTATTTGACGGGTCAGGTTTCGAATTTTCGGAAGCGTCCTAATCACCAGTATTTCTCTCTAAAGGATGAAAAGGCTGTGATTCAGGCGACTGTCTGGGCTGGAATCTATAAGAGTTTTGGTTTTGAGCTAGAAGAAGGCATGAAGATCAATGTTATTGGTCGGATCCAACTTTATGAGCCAAGTGGTAGTTATTCCATTGTCATCGAAAAGGCGGAGCCAGATGGTGTGGGCGCTTTAGCCATTCAGTTCGAGCAGTTGAAAAAGAAACTCCAAGAAGAAGGTCTCTTTCAAGAGAAGTTCAAACAGGCCATTCCCCAGTTCTCTAATAAAATTGGGGTCATTACCAGTCAGAGTGGAGCTGTTATTCGCGATATTATTACGACTGTTACTCGGCGTTTTCCTGGTGTGGAGATTCTCCTTTTTCCAACCAAGGTACAAGGAGAGGGGGCAGCTCAAGAAATTGTCGCCAATATCCAGAAAGCCAATGCTCGGACGGACCTAGATGTCTTGATCATCGGTCGTGGTGGTGGGTCCATCGAGGACCTATGGGCCTTTAATGAAGAGCCAGTTGTGCGGGCTATTTTTGAGTCTAGAGTTCCCATTATTTCCAGTGTGGGACATGAGACAGATACCACTCTGGCAGACTTTGTAGCAGATCGGCGGGCAGCCACTCCTACAGCTGCGGCTGAGCTAGCGACGCCTGTGACCAAGTTGGACCTACTCAATCATTTGCAGAAGCAGGAAGGGCGGATGGCAACCGCTATGCGCAATCGCCTAGTATATAATCGGGAGCGACTGCAAAAACTAAGCCAATCGGTCATCTTCCGTCAACCAGAGCGGCTGTATGATTCTTATCTGCAAAAAATAGATCAGATTCAGTTGCGACTGAAACAGGCTGTGTCAGATTCAGTTACCAGAAATAGCCGTCAGTTACAAGACCTCCGCCATCGATTGGCTTCTCAAGCGCCCCAGCATCAACTTGAGCGCTATCGAGACCAGATTCTCCAAATGGAGCGATTGATGACCTTGAAAATCAAGGAGCTCTACCAGACAAAAGCAGCAGATGCCAAGCGTCTATCAGAAGCTCTCTTGATGTTGGATACCAATCGCATCGTGGCTAGAGGCTACGCCTTGGTGCAGGCTGGAGATCATGTTCTGGATAGTGTAGATACAATCAAAGAAAAGGATGCCTTGACGCTAGTCATGCGGGATGGGCAAGTAGAAGTAGAGGTAAAGCATGTCGAAAGAAAAGAAATTTGA
- a CDS encoding polyprenyl synthetase family protein: MILEEKLQGVEKAIEGFYETKQIAPRLVESILYSVHAGGKRIRPLLLLELLEAFHAPILEAHFQVAAALEMIHTGSLIHDDLPAMDNDDYRRGQLTNHKKFGEDLAILAGDSLFLDAFGCVAEADLPASIRVQLIASLSDASGTAGMVAGQVLDMEGEGASLTLGQLQVIHANKTGRLLAYPFQAAGILLELEPAVATLLEEIGLHLGLAFQIRDDILDVTADFASLGKTPQKDLQAEKSTYPALLGLDGAQAYLDRELDACEDLLDRISNQVSFEGTGIKNIIERLRIHGQGKS, translated from the coding sequence ATGATTTTAGAAGAAAAACTGCAAGGGGTTGAAAAAGCGATTGAAGGTTTCTACGAGACCAAACAAATCGCTCCCCGCTTGGTAGAATCCATCCTTTATTCAGTCCATGCAGGGGGGAAACGGATTCGGCCTTTGCTCTTATTGGAATTACTAGAGGCCTTTCATGCTCCAATCCTTGAGGCTCATTTTCAGGTAGCAGCCGCTCTTGAAATGATCCATACGGGAAGCTTGATCCATGATGATTTACCAGCCATGGATAATGATGATTATCGTCGTGGTCAATTGACCAACCACAAAAAATTTGGTGAAGACCTAGCCATCTTAGCAGGAGACTCACTCTTCTTGGATGCCTTTGGCTGTGTGGCAGAGGCGGATCTTCCAGCTTCTATCCGGGTGCAACTGATCGCCTCATTATCGGATGCTTCAGGGACAGCTGGGATGGTAGCAGGCCAAGTCTTGGATATGGAAGGGGAAGGAGCGAGCCTGACCTTGGGCCAGTTGCAAGTCATCCATGCCAATAAGACGGGACGACTGCTAGCCTATCCTTTCCAAGCTGCGGGGATCCTTTTAGAGCTTGAGCCAGCTGTTGCGACTCTCTTAGAGGAAATTGGCCTCCATTTAGGGTTGGCTTTCCAGATTCGGGATGATATTTTGGATGTGACAGCCGATTTTGCCTCTTTAGGAAAAACCCCTCAGAAGGACCTGCAGGCTGAAAAATCAACCTATCCAGCACTACTTGGTCTAGATGGAGCGCAGGCTTATTTGGATCGGGAGTTGGATGCCTGTGAGGACTTGCTCGATCGCATCTCTAATCAAGTTTCCTTCGAAGGGACTGGAATCAAGAACATAATAGAAAGACTTAGAATTCATGGTCAAGGAAAGAGTTGA
- a CDS encoding HU family DNA-binding protein, with the protein MANKQDLIAKVAEATELTKKDSAAAVDAVFAAVSEYLSKGEKVQLIGFGNFEVRERAARKGRNPQTGKEIKIAASKVPAFKAGKALKDAVK; encoded by the coding sequence ATGGCTAACAAACAAGATTTGATCGCAAAAGTGGCAGAAGCTACAGAATTGACTAAAAAAGACTCAGCAGCAGCAGTTGACGCTGTATTTGCAGCTGTTTCAGAATACCTTTCAAAAGGTGAAAAAGTTCAATTGATCGGTTTCGGTAACTTCGAAGTTCGTGAACGTGCAGCTCGTAAAGGTCGCAACCCACAAACTGGTAAAGAAATCAAAATCGCTGCTTCTAAAGTTCCAGCATTCAAAGCTGGTAAAGCTCTTAAAGACGCAGTTAAATAA
- a CDS encoding exodeoxyribonuclease VII small subunit, producing the protein MSKEKKFEENLADLEAIVQKLESGQVPLEEAISEFQKGMKLSKDLQETLDQAEKTLVKVMQADGSETELV; encoded by the coding sequence ATGTCGAAAGAAAAGAAATTTGAAGAAAATTTAGCTGATTTGGAAGCTATTGTCCAAAAATTGGAAAGTGGGCAAGTGCCCCTCGAAGAGGCCATCTCAGAGTTTCAGAAAGGAATGAAGCTATCAAAAGACTTGCAAGAAACGCTTGATCAGGCTGAAAAGACCTTGGTCAAGGTTATGCAAGCAGATGGCTCAGAAACGGAACTGGTATGA
- the recN gene encoding DNA repair protein RecN, which produces MLLEISIKNFAIIEEIALNFETGMTVLTGETGAGKSIIIDAMNMMLGSRATTDVIRHGAPKAEIEGLFAIDENRALQQLFEEQGLEWAEELIIRREIFQNGRSVSRINGQMVNLSVLKAVGQHLVDIHGQHDQEELMRAPLHIAMLDSFGDDAFFATKKAYRETFENYKSLRKQVLQIQKNNQENQARIEMLEYQISEIEAAALSLDEDVQLEQERQRLLNHKMIADTLSNAYAMLDAEDFSSLSNVRSAMNDLQGIEEYDPEYKTLSDQLAETYYTLEDLTKRLEDLVDGLDFDGNRLMQVEARLDLIHSITRKYGGQVKDVLDYLEQISKEYSLLTGGGTSSEDLEKELKSMEGQLVGLAKELSQGRHDLAQQLEAEIQQELADLYMEKARFQVRFTPSKFNREGNETVEFYISTNPGEDFKPLVKVASGGELSRLMLAIKSAFSRKEGKTSIVFDEVDTGVSGRVAQAIASKIYKIGRYGQVLAISHLPQVIAVADYQFFIEKVSDEFSTVSTVRLLSHEERVEEVAKMLAGEDVTEAARMQAEQLLKRPF; this is translated from the coding sequence ATGCTATTAGAAATTTCAATTAAAAACTTTGCCATCATTGAAGAAATCGCTCTGAATTTTGAGACGGGGATGACGGTTTTAACCGGTGAAACTGGAGCAGGAAAATCCATCATTATCGATGCTATGAATATGATGCTGGGGAGCCGGGCGACGACTGATGTCATCCGCCACGGTGCTCCTAAGGCTGAGATTGAAGGCCTCTTTGCGATTGATGAAAACCGTGCCCTTCAGCAGCTCTTTGAGGAGCAGGGCTTAGAATGGGCAGAGGAGTTGATTATTCGCAGAGAAATTTTTCAGAATGGTCGGAGTGTCAGTCGCATCAATGGGCAGATGGTTAACCTCTCCGTTCTCAAGGCGGTTGGCCAGCATTTGGTAGATATTCATGGCCAGCATGATCAGGAAGAACTGATGCGTGCTCCATTACATATCGCTATGCTGGATAGCTTTGGGGATGATGCTTTTTTTGCGACGAAGAAGGCCTATAGAGAGACCTTTGAGAATTACAAGTCCTTGCGTAAGCAGGTTTTGCAGATCCAAAAAAATAACCAGGAAAACCAAGCTCGCATCGAGATGCTGGAATACCAAATTTCGGAAATCGAGGCGGCCGCCTTGTCTCTGGATGAAGATGTCCAGTTAGAGCAAGAACGGCAACGCCTACTCAATCATAAGATGATTGCGGATACCCTAAGCAATGCCTACGCTATGCTGGATGCAGAAGACTTCTCCAGTCTTAGCAATGTTCGATCGGCCATGAATGATCTGCAAGGTATCGAAGAGTATGATCCAGAATACAAGACCTTGTCTGACCAACTGGCTGAGACCTACTATACTCTGGAAGATCTGACCAAACGCTTGGAGGATCTGGTAGATGGCTTGGACTTTGATGGCAATCGCTTGATGCAGGTAGAAGCTCGATTAGACCTAATCCACTCGATCACGCGTAAGTACGGCGGTCAAGTAAAGGATGTTCTTGATTATCTGGAGCAAATCAGCAAGGAATATAGCCTATTAACAGGAGGGGGAACCTCCTCTGAAGACTTAGAGAAAGAACTTAAATCCATGGAAGGTCAGCTGGTTGGCTTGGCTAAAGAATTGAGTCAAGGACGCCATGACTTAGCCCAGCAGCTGGAAGCAGAGATCCAGCAGGAACTAGCGGATCTCTATATGGAAAAAGCCCGTTTCCAAGTGCGTTTTACTCCATCTAAATTTAACCGTGAAGGGAACGAAACGGTTGAGTTTTATATTTCGACCAACCCAGGGGAGGACTTTAAGCCTTTGGTGAAAGTAGCATCAGGTGGAGAATTGTCCCGTCTCATGTTGGCCATCAAGTCAGCCTTTTCCCGCAAAGAAGGCAAGACCAGTATCGTCTTTGACGAGGTGGATACAGGGGTATCTGGTCGGGTCGCTCAAGCCATTGCTTCGAAGATTTATAAGATTGGGCGTTATGGACAGGTGCTAGCCATCTCTCATTTGCCTCAGGTGATTGCAGTAGCCGATTACCAGTTCTTTATCGAAAAAGTAAGTGATGAATTTTCAACGGTTTCGACCGTTCGTTTGCTCAGTCATGAAGAGCGGGTCGAAGAAGTAGCCAAGATGCTAGCTGGTGAAGATGTGACAGAAGCAGCCCGCATGCAGGCAGAACAATTGCTAAAACGACCGTTCTAA
- a CDS encoding phosphoglycerate mutase, with translation MVKLVFARHGESEWNKANLFTGWADVDLSEKGTQQAIDAGKLIKEAGIEFDQAYTSVLKRAIKTTNLALEAADQLWVPVEKSWRLNERHYGGLTGKNKAEAAEQFGDEQVHIWRRSYDVLPPAMPRDDEYSAHTDRRYASLDDSVIPDAENLKVTLERALPFWEDKIAPALKDGKNVFVGAHGNSIRALVKHIKQLSDDEIMDVEIPNFPPLVFEFDEKLNVVKEYYLGK, from the coding sequence ATGGTAAAATTGGTTTTTGCTCGCCACGGTGAGTCTGAATGGAACAAAGCTAACCTTTTCACTGGTTGGGCTGATGTTGATTTGTCTGAAAAAGGTACACAACAAGCGATCGACGCTGGTAAATTGATCAAAGAAGCTGGTATCGAATTTGACCAAGCTTACACTTCAGTATTGAAACGTGCGATCAAAACTACTAACTTGGCTCTTGAAGCTGCTGACCAATTGTGGGTTCCAGTTGAAAAATCATGGCGCTTGAACGAACGTCACTACGGTGGTTTGACTGGTAAAAACAAAGCTGAAGCTGCTGAACAATTTGGTGATGAGCAAGTTCACATCTGGCGTCGTTCATACGATGTATTGCCTCCAGCAATGCCTCGTGATGATGAGTACTCAGCTCATACTGACCGTCGTTACGCTTCACTTGATGACTCAGTAATTCCAGATGCTGAAAACTTGAAAGTGACGTTGGAACGTGCCCTTCCATTCTGGGAAGACAAAATCGCTCCAGCTCTTAAAGATGGTAAAAACGTATTCGTAGGTGCACACGGCAACTCAATTCGTGCCCTTGTAAAACACATCAAACAATTGTCAGACGACGAAATCATGGATGTGGAAATTCCTAACTTCCCACCATTGGTATTCGAATTTGACGAAAAATTGAACGTAGTAAAAGAATACTATCTTGGAAAGTAA
- a CDS encoding bifunctional methylenetetrahydrofolate dehydrogenase/methenyltetrahydrofolate cyclohydrolase, whose amino-acid sequence MTHVIDGKALAIKLQGALAEKTARLKAETGQVPGLVVILVGENPASQVYVRNKERSALAAGFRSEVVRVPESISQEDLLALIDCYNQDPLWHGILVQLPLPAHIDDEAVLLAIDPNKDVDGFHPLNMGHLWAGNPVMVPSTPAGIMEMFREYDIDVEGKNAVVIGRSNIVGKPMAQLLLAKNATVTLTHSRTHHLAKIARKADILVVAIGRAKFVTADFVKEGAVVIDVGMNRDENGKLCGDVDYEQVAPLASHITPVPGGVGPMTITMLMSQTYEAAVRALKK is encoded by the coding sequence ATGACACATGTGATTGATGGGAAGGCCTTGGCAATAAAATTACAGGGAGCATTGGCTGAAAAAACTGCTCGCTTAAAGGCTGAAACAGGTCAGGTCCCAGGTTTGGTGGTGATTTTAGTGGGAGAAAACCCCGCAAGTCAGGTCTATGTCCGCAATAAAGAACGCTCAGCTCTGGCGGCTGGATTTCGAAGTGAAGTCGTTCGAGTGCCAGAGAGTATTTCCCAAGAAGACTTATTGGCCCTCATTGATTGCTACAATCAGGATCCGCTCTGGCATGGTATTTTGGTCCAGTTGCCTCTACCAGCACATATCGATGATGAGGCTGTCTTGCTAGCCATTGATCCCAACAAGGATGTCGACGGCTTCCACCCTCTCAATATGGGTCATCTTTGGGCAGGTAATCCGGTGATGGTTCCCTCAACTCCTGCTGGGATCATGGAAATGTTCCGGGAATATGATATTGATGTCGAAGGGAAAAATGCAGTCGTCATTGGCCGTTCCAACATCGTTGGAAAACCAATGGCCCAGCTTCTTCTAGCAAAAAATGCAACGGTGACCTTGACCCATTCGCGGACTCATCATTTAGCTAAAATTGCTAGAAAAGCCGATATCTTAGTGGTGGCAATCGGTCGTGCAAAATTTGTTACAGCTGACTTTGTTAAAGAGGGAGCTGTCGTTATTGATGTCGGTATGAACCGTGACGAAAATGGGAAGCTCTGTGGAGATGTGGACTATGAACAGGTAGCTCCTCTAGCTAGTCACATCACTCCAGTACCAGGTGGCGTTGGTCCTATGACGATTACCATGCTCATGTCTCAGACCTATGAGGCAGCTGTTCGGGCCTTGAAAAAATAA
- a CDS encoding NAD(P)H-hydrate dehydratase, with protein sequence MLRVDQILLQQVIVSRPSDSYKGDYGRLLLIGGTYPYGGAIMMAAIAAVHSGAGLVTVATDQENIPALHSQLPEAMAFAVTDQELLTEQIAKAGVILLGPGLKDNDLGTHLVQLVFDRVQPHQVLILDGGAISLYTRLALPLPQAHLVFTPHQKEWEVMSGIAIGDQGEETTRLALSQLPPASILVQKGPQTKIWQQGQVDYYQLTVGGPYQATGGMGDTLAGMIAGFAGQFPQVGLYERVAVATYLHSAIADDLSKKAYVVLPTSISKEIPKWMRDICLSKIQ encoded by the coding sequence ATGTTAAGAGTTGACCAAATATTGCTGCAACAAGTTATTGTTAGCCGTCCGTCAGACTCCTACAAGGGAGACTATGGTCGTCTTCTCTTGATTGGAGGAACCTACCCTTACGGGGGAGCTATTATGATGGCTGCTATAGCAGCTGTTCATAGTGGAGCGGGCCTGGTAACGGTTGCGACAGACCAGGAGAATATTCCTGCTCTCCATAGTCAGCTACCTGAAGCTATGGCATTTGCTGTGACTGACCAAGAGTTATTGACTGAGCAAATCGCCAAAGCAGGCGTTATTTTGTTGGGGCCGGGTCTTAAGGACAATGATCTAGGGACACATCTTGTACAGCTAGTTTTTGACAGGGTTCAGCCTCACCAAGTGTTGATTCTAGATGGTGGAGCTATCAGCCTCTATACGCGCTTAGCTTTGCCTCTTCCTCAAGCGCATCTGGTCTTTACTCCTCATCAAAAAGAATGGGAGGTCATGTCAGGTATAGCGATTGGAGACCAAGGGGAAGAAACAACAAGGTTGGCTCTATCCCAACTTCCTCCAGCAAGTATTCTGGTCCAAAAGGGACCCCAGACTAAGATTTGGCAACAAGGGCAAGTAGATTATTACCAACTAACAGTTGGTGGTCCTTACCAAGCAACAGGTGGCATGGGCGATACCTTGGCAGGGATGATCGCGGGGTTTGCGGGTCAATTTCCACAGGTTGGGCTCTATGAGCGCGTGGCAGTCGCGACCTATCTTCATTCGGCCATTGCAGATGACTTAAGCAAGAAAGCCTACGTGGTTTTACCGACAAGCATTAGCAAAGAAATTCCAAAATGGATGAGGGATATCTGCCTTTCAAAAATCCAATAA
- a CDS encoding DegV family protein produces MSQVKIVTDSSVTIEPEVVEKYGITIVPLSVMVDGVLYSDAELTEGEFLQLMKSSKNLPKTSQPPVGVFAEIFEGLAQEGAQIIAIHMSHALSGTVEAARQGATLANADVTVIDSSFTDQAMKFQVVEAAKLAQEGASVEEIVARIEEVKQKSRLYIGVSTLENLVKGGRIGRVTGLLSSLLNIRVVMEMKNDELQPIVKGRGQKTFKKWLDELMQELSGKEIAEIGISYAGGPDFANEMKAQLQPFVATPISVLETGSIIQTHTGEDAWAVLVRFA; encoded by the coding sequence ATGTCACAAGTAAAAATTGTTACAGACTCATCCGTAACGATTGAGCCTGAAGTTGTTGAAAAATACGGAATTACCATCGTTCCCCTCTCTGTTATGGTGGATGGTGTTCTCTACTCAGATGCGGAATTAACCGAAGGAGAATTCCTTCAGTTGATGAAATCCAGTAAAAACCTTCCAAAGACTAGTCAACCTCCAGTAGGTGTGTTTGCGGAAATATTCGAAGGATTGGCTCAAGAAGGAGCGCAAATTATTGCAATCCATATGTCCCATGCCTTATCTGGTACAGTGGAAGCTGCACGTCAAGGAGCTACCTTAGCCAATGCAGATGTAACGGTGATCGATAGTAGCTTTACGGACCAGGCCATGAAGTTCCAAGTGGTAGAAGCAGCGAAACTGGCTCAAGAAGGTGCTAGCGTAGAGGAAATTGTAGCTCGCATTGAAGAGGTCAAGCAAAAATCTAGACTCTACATTGGAGTTTCTACACTGGAAAACCTGGTTAAAGGAGGCCGGATTGGACGCGTAACTGGTTTATTGAGTTCCCTTTTGAATATTCGGGTTGTCATGGAAATGAAGAACGATGAACTGCAACCGATTGTCAAAGGACGCGGACAGAAGACCTTTAAAAAATGGTTGGACGAGTTGATGCAAGAATTATCCGGTAAAGAAATCGCTGAGATAGGAATTTCCTATGCTGGTGGACCTGACTTTGCTAACGAAATGAAGGCGCAATTACAGCCTTTTGTTGCAACTCCAATCTCTGTTTTAGAAACAGGTTCGATCATTCAAACTCACACTGGTGAAGATGCTTGGGCAGTTCTTGTCCGATTTGCATAG
- a CDS encoding DUF1797 family protein produces MESHLVRIISRLEAMTKDGGNLKRNFEREGVVVAEVAYNYDEENGSVFTLRDVEARETYTFDSIDLIAMEIYELLY; encoded by the coding sequence ATGGAATCACATTTGGTACGAATTATTAGCCGTTTGGAAGCGATGACGAAAGACGGTGGAAACTTAAAACGTAATTTTGAACGTGAAGGGGTTGTAGTTGCTGAAGTAGCTTACAACTATGATGAAGAAAATGGATCAGTATTTACTCTTCGTGATGTAGAAGCGCGTGAGACCTATACATTCGATAGCATTGACTTAATCGCAATGGAAATCTACGAATTGTTGTACTAA